A window of the Diabrotica undecimpunctata isolate CICGRU chromosome 1, icDiaUnde3, whole genome shotgun sequence genome harbors these coding sequences:
- the LOC140435690 gene encoding uncharacterized protein, whose protein sequence is MLNGAHRGTLGIANLSGWMTAELFLQVLEHFIKYNSSSKENPSLLIFDNHENHVLVEVIMMAQEAGVNILTLPPHCSNKLQPLDVAVFGSFKAYYNAAYEAWLLNHPGTPIIIYNIAELVGTAHDIAFVPQNIRSGFEK, encoded by the coding sequence ATGCTTAATGGAGCACATCGTGGTACCTTGGGAATAGCTAACCTTTCAGGCtggatgacagcagaactttTTTTACAAGTAttagaacattttattaaatacaacagCAGTTCCAAAGAAAATCCGTCGCTGCTAATATTTGATAACCACGAGAACCACGTCCTAGTGGAAGTAATCATGATGGCTCAAGAAGCAGGTGTCAACATTTTAACGTTGCCTCCACATTGTAGCAACAAACTCCAGCCCTTAGATGTGGCTGTCTTTGGCTCTTTCAAGGCATATTATAATGCTGCATATGAGGCTTGGCTACTGAATCATCCAGGAACGCCCATCATAATATACAATATCGCTGAGTTGGTTGGTACAGCACACGATATAGCGTTCGTACCTCAAAATATTCGGTCAGGCTTTGAAAAATAG